The Verrucomicrobiota bacterium nucleotide sequence GCCGTAGGCCGGATCGTCGAAGCGATTTCAAACAGCCAGTTCTGGCCGAAGACGTGCATCTTCGTCATCGAGGACGACCCGCAGAACGGCTTCGATCACGTCGATGGCCACAGGTCGCTTTGCCTCGTCGTCAGCCCGTACACGAAGCGCGGAGCGGTCGTGAGCCGTTTCTACAATCAGACTTCAGTCCTTCACACGATGGAGCGCATGTTGGGAATTCCGCCGATGAACCAGATGGACGCGCTTTCGCCGTTGATGACGCATTGCTTCACCGCGAAACCCAACTTCAAGCCCTACACCTGCCTGCCGAACAACATTCCGCTCGACGAAATGAACAAACCGACCGCGCAACTCCAGGGCGCCGAGCTTTACTGGGCGGAGAAAAGCCTGGAGCAATCGCTCGAGGAAGTGGACCAGGCGGACGAGGACACGATGAACCGCATCATCTGGCACTCGGTTAAAGGCGTGGACGCGCCGTATCCCGCCCACCTCGCCGGCGCGCACGGCAAAGGCCTGAAAGCGCTCGGACTGAAATTCGGTGGTGCTGATGACGATGATGATGATTGAGCAGAGACTCCCTCTCTTCCACGAAGTGGAGGAGAGGGCGGGGGAGAGGAGGAACGTCGCGGCAATCTGGTCCACTCCAGCAAGAGAAACGGGGCTGCCCTCTCCCCAACCCTCTCCCGCTCCTTCGTCGCGGGAGAGGGAGAAGACTTCAACGGAAGTGTCGAGAAGCGTCCGAGGGCCTAACTAAATAAATCGCAAATCATGAACCCCGCCGCCTTTACGCCGCTTGTGCTCCACGATAGACCCTGGGCACGCGAGAGCTGATATTCGTCAACACTTCCCACGCCACCGTTCCGCACCAGTCCGCGACGTCGTGCGCGCTGATTTGCTCGTCTCCCTGACGGCCAATCAGAACGACTTCATCGCCTGCCCTGGCCGCCGGCACCGCCGAGACATCGGCCAGCATCTGGTCCATGGTAATTCGGCCCAGGACGCGGCAGCGTGTTCCACCGATCAATACTTCCGCCCGATTGCTGCCCGCGCGCAAGTAGCCATCGCCGTAGCCTGCAGTCAGGGTCGCCACGGTCATCTTTCTCGGCGCGACAAAGGCGCCGCCGTAACTCAGCGGCGTGCCTTTGGAAATCTCTTTCACCAAACTGACCCGGCACCGCCAGGAAAGCGCCGGTCGAATGAGCGGAGCGACGCCGGACGGCAAGCGGCGCCGGCCCTTGGGAAGGATTCCGTAAACCAGCAAACCGGGCCGGACCAAACCGAAATCCGCGCCGGGCTCATACAACACGCCCGCGCTGTTGTTGCAATGGAAGAGCGGAGCACGAATGCCCGCCCGCCTCAAACTACAGATCACCCGCCCAAAGCGAGTCCGCTGGAGGCGGGTGAAATCGGCCTCGTCTTCGGCCGAAGCGAAGTGGGTGTAAACGCCGGCCAGCTTCAATCCTTCCATTCGTTCAACCTCCCGGATCACTGCGGCGGCGGACTGAACCGAGGCGCCCAGACGTCCCATCCCGGTATCGACCTTCACGTGAAGTTCGACCGTTTTGTGCAATCCCCTGGCTGCTTCGGCGAACAGCCGCGCTTCGTCCATCGAAGAAATCGTCGGCATGATCGTGTCGCGAACCGCCGTTTCCATTTCGTCCGGCAGGCACGCCCCTAGCATCAGAATGGGCCAACCTTTGCCGACCTGGCGGATGGCTCGGGCTTCGGCGAGGTTAGCGACGCCGAAAAGGTCCGTGCCACTCTGCATCAGGAGCGCGGCGATTTGCCTCAGGCCGTGTCCGTAGGCATCCGCTTTGACCACCGTCAGGATTTTGACCTGCGGTCCGACGCGGTGCCGGAGCCAAACGAGGTTGTCGCGCAAGGCGCCCAAATCAATTTCCGCCCAACAACGGTAGATTGAGTTCATTC carries:
- the alr gene encoding alanine racemase; this translates as MNSIYRCWAEIDLGALRDNLVWLRHRVGPQVKILTVVKADAYGHGLRQIAALLMQSGTDLFGVANLAEARAIRQVGKGWPILMLGACLPDEMETAVRDTIMPTISSMDEARLFAEAARGLHKTVELHVKVDTGMGRLGASVQSAAAVIREVERMEGLKLAGVYTHFASAEDEADFTRLQRTRFGRVICSLRRAGIRAPLFHCNNSAGVLYEPGADFGLVRPGLLVYGILPKGRRRLPSGVAPLIRPALSWRCRVSLVKEISKGTPLSYGGAFVAPRKMTVATLTAGYGDGYLRAGSNRAEVLIGGTRCRVLGRITMDQMLADVSAVPAARAGDEVVLIGRQGDEQISAHDVADWCGTVAWEVLTNISSRVPRVYRGAQAA